The genomic window aaaccaagtgcacAAAAAACCTCAagaacatcctacggacttattcgtgtaatgaaatcaccaaaataacatcatgaacatcaaattaaacctcgagatcaatgcaatttctcaaaacttctttaaatatcaattttgcaatttaagtccgaatcacgtcaaatgacatccgttttcaccaaattccacagaaacgtcttaaatcatatataagacctgtactgggcgCCGAAACCAAAAATACGGgccccgataccatcatgttctaagcaaatttcatttcaattttctttaaacaatttcttctcgggcttgggacctcggaattcgattccgggcatacgctcaagtcccatattttcctacggaccctccggcaccgtcaaattacgggtccgtgttcgtttacccaaaacgttgaccgaagtcaaatttattcattttatagtcaaaacttatcatttttcacagattttccgatttaagctttccggctacgcgctcggactgcgcacgcaaatcgaggtggtgctaagggaggtttttaaggtctcggaacgtagaatttcattgcaacacaagtgatgacccaaattTATGTTATGTTTCACACTTTTGCATAATATTTATTTTACTGCTTTTTCATTTATTTGATGTCTCTTGCATTGCTGAtattatttttcagatttttgttgtTACAGATCTAGTGTCTATGAGCCCAGGGtctcccggaaacagcctctctactccctcCGAGGTAGGAGTAACAtatgcgtacactctaccctccccagaccccactggtGAAATTTtactgtgttgttgttgttgttgttgttaaataaatatataaaagataTATTTCTTATCTTTATTAGTTTGGCATAAACACCATCTGTGAttcattttatcaaaaacttatgaatatttcGCATATTGCTTATTGAATATCTGATGCATAAAAAATTGTATTTCCTTTTGTAAGATGAATGACAAAGATTAGTATGGAATAAAAGAAATCTAAGGCAATTGCACTGTAATCAATCAGAGATTCACTTTCTTGAATTGGTACAAAATTttacaaaggatcatatctcataTTTAATTCACATTGCTCTCTTTTGGAAAAGAtcataacaaaaaagaaaatattgacAGAGCTTCTCCTTTAATTTAGGCTTAATAGGCATGTAACCTTCAATCTCATTATTTCCTTAACTTTTTCACAATCATATTTCTCTTTAAATATTATCTCTAATAAAGGgacaaaatctttaaaaattatgttttcaattattttctttattttccttttttctttttttatcctTTAGAATTCAAAAATGATGATGGGGCCAGGCAAGTGACATCCCCAATGTGCAACATTATAAATATGGATACCAAACGGCCTCATGGTTTTAACTTGTGCACATTTTGTACTCTGATTTTTTAGGTGACTCTCTAACTACATTTTTGGTGAAAAAATGGCGAAATCCCCAGAAACTGAGCACCCAATCAAAGCCTTTGGATGGGCTGCCCGTGACACATCTGGTGTTCTTTCTCCTTTCAACTTCTCAAGAAGGTATGTTGCTTTGAttcaaaaaagagagaaaaatatggAAAAGTATAATCTAGGCCTTTTGCTTTTTACTATATACAAAGAGTATATATTccctttatttttttggtttgctTGGGTGCATTTTTGAATAGGGTTAAGGTTACATTTACAACTTAGGTAGAGTTATGAccctccttttttctttttaataactaCGTTGGTGTCGAGGTTGATTTGCACACCTCGTCTAATTCAATGGGTATTTGTTGCATTTCATCCGCACAAGTAATGACAATGACTTGCTTGTGTGATGCTACTTACCACCAGCACAAATATACACAAATAACAACAATGACCTGCATGTGTGATGCTACTTGCCACCGGCACAATATTAGTTACCACTCGGTATGTTTCGACAGATGAGAAAAGATCACCTAGtgttttctttgtctttttggATTTGCAAATCTTGGTGGAATTATAACTATATATGGTGGCTAAACTCTAGTTTTGTTGATCATAGTGTTTTTAAATGctcataatattttttttttattcttgtttGTTCATTTCTGGGTGCAGGGCTACAGGGAAGAATGATGTGCAGTTCAAAGTGTTGTATTGTGGAATTTGTCACTCAGATCTTCATATGCTCAAGAATGAGTGGGGCAATTCCAAGTATCCTATTGTGCCCGGGTAAATTCAATTTTGTCCTCATTTTCCTCTCATATAAAAATTTAAGAGAAACGTATATTTTTGTGGCTCTTAAAATAATAAtcgataaaatatattttttgtatgtatatttattatatatataatatatactttTTAGCTAGTGAATACAATTAATTGTGGCGACCGATCAGTATTGTAATTTGTCCAAATTTTAAGCTATGAAGACTTTGGGTGAGAAAGGAAACTTTTTgataggatttatttttattgtttcgTTTGTgagcaaaaaaggaaagaaaataatatcGCATGAGATCACGTACTTTCTTCCCTCTGGCCTGCTAGTTTCAGTAGTTTGTCTTTCCTTTTGGTTTGAAACCAAATATTTGATTCGGACCATATTTTAATTCCTTTCTAATACGTGGTTAATATTTTTCTCCTATTTACTCGACATTGAATGAGAATGCTTGAATGGGAATCATCTTAGCAACTGACTATAGACATAAGTCTAAGCCGCCGAGAGAGGAGAGACCATTTTCATGAGAGAAGTACGAGTAAGTGACAGATTGGAAAAAAAAATAGGTAGGCCTTCTGAGCGGTCATTTAGGGGCCTCGTTAGCGACCCATCATTCTTCCCTAAGCTGTCAGAGTCCGTCCGATACAGTTTAATTGAATTTGTGGCCTTTTTTTATAgtccataatatttaattttttcagatatcaagaatgaattaatttcttttctttttttcaaaagttaTCCTTGATATAAAGAATATTAAAATATCTATAATATTttcaataaataattttttctcGTGATACAAGATTACTTTAAATCGTGTTATTAAAATTTCTAGCTCTACCATTGACCATAAGTCCATAAGTGTCTAGTTCTTGTAACTCCTTCAAGAAATTATAATGGTACCATTTTAAGGAGACAGAGTGCAAGTATGGGCACAAAAGTTCATCACTATAACATCAACTCACATTTGTGAGGCTGTGAGCCCTACAATAAAAGCGTGCTCTATTACAAATCTAAGTGGTGTCACTACTCTTATCCTATCCCAACATTTTTTCGAGATATTGAtaaatttcctattttctaaTACAAACACCTTACTAGTAAACCTGTTAGTTGGGTCAGGAAGGCCCATGTTTGGACCAGGTTCGCCCGGTAAAACGGCGAACCGGAACCGACAACACTCACCCTGGTTTGGTTCGTATTAGCCTGTTAGGGTGATCTGCACAAATAGAACACTTTGGTGCTACTATTGATCTTTAGCCTCACTTGCCTAGCTTCAAATTTAGCAAGTGTTGCCCCTGGCTTATCCTATGGTAACGTATTCGATTTTTAACTCTATAGGTTTGCCCGTGGGGCAACGACTGTCAAAAAATCAAGACCATCAATTTTCAATATTATTGGGTGTAATCCCGGTAGATACACCGGCACTTTACCCAATCATTACTTATAAGATTGCCTAGGGGTGTCAAATGGACGGTTTGGATCGATTTTGGGCAGGTCAAAACAAGTTGAGTCAAAGCTAATTAGGCTAAGATGAGCTAAAATTTAAGTCATAGTCCAACCCGCCAACTCCTATCAAACTTTACTTAATATGTATTGTTTTCTTATGAATTGTATGATTACtaaataagacatttttttttgttatggtcatatataacatatgAAACAAAAAAGATTATTTATAAGATATTCTAGCAAAGTTACTCATGAAttaatttgggctaaaaatcagcCCAACTTTAAATGTGCGGGTCAATAACCAGCCCAACTTTGGACGGGTTGGACGGGTCATTTGGGCTTGGGCCAAATCTTATGGCCCTAAGATTGTCTATCCACCTTTAGAAGGAAGTGTAGACTTAACATGAAGTTTAAAACTGAAGATATTGACTATATTGCATCTTacttttgttgcacaggcacgaGATTGTGGGCGTGGTAACTGAGGTAGGTAGCAATGTCGAGAAAGTTAAAATTGGTGACAAAGTAGGTGTTGGAGTACTCGTAGGATCGTGTCAAAAATGTGAGAATTGTACCAATGACCTCGAACAATATTGTCCTAGCCACATTGCCACATATAGTACAACTTATTATGATGGAACCACAACATATGGAGGCTACTCAAATCTCATGGTTACTGATCAGCATTTCGTGGTTCGTTGGCCGGAGAATTTGCCAGCGGAAGCTGCTCCGTTGTTATGTGCTGGAATTACAACATATAGTCCTTTGAAATATTTTGGACTTGATAAGCCTGGATTGAACATTGGTGTTGTGGGACTTGGTGGACTTGGTCATATGGCTGTGAAATTTGCTAAGGCTTTTGGTTGTAAGGTTACTGTGATCAGTACTTCGGTTAATAAGAAGGATGAAGCTATTGAACGTCTTGGTGCTGATTCTTTCTTGCTCAGTCGTGATCCTGAACAACTGCAGGTAAATATTTTATTCTATACTTGAAATTCTACTCCCTCAGTTTCAATTTATACGAGGTAGTTATACCTAGCATCGAGTTTAATAGAAAAAAGACTTTCGAAATTTCAGCTTCTAAAatcttaaggggtaaaagctttgcaAGTTCACGGCATTTGTGTAGCTATAAAATCCTCTCATTGAGGGTAAATGCATAAAAgagaaagtttaaagttaaagtATTTATAAGTATAGAAATGCGTCATTCAATTCTGGAATGGACTATTAAGGACAATATGTCATATAAATAATGAACACGACACAATAGCCCAACTCAAAATTGtttgggatctttacacaaatagccttCCGGATTTACTATTTACTTTTCCTAGCTGGTATACATTTTATACCCTGATTAAACATATTTGAAACAACGATTATACTTATATTATACATCTGCCGGCTATTTTAATTTAAacgattggggggggggggggtagtaatatatattatacatagGCAGGGGTGGATGCATCTTTAACAAAGCGATGTCGCGCGATACCGTTTTGACGGAAATGCTacttaaatatatgtattaatagtGTGAGAAACGGATAATTAAGTAGGAAAAAAATGACACCACTTGATATACAATGTCTCTTGGTGTGTTGGTTATGCTTTTGATTTTATTCTAAGAGGTCAAAGATTTGAACCTTAACTAGCACAACTTTTTTGCAAATATTTTAGAGAGCCTCTGTGGTTAAACATTGTGATGAAGTGGAATTAAACTCGGAACCTTTTCTAACTTAAGACTCAACAAAACTAATAGACTAAGTCTATTTCTTGTTTAGAAGCATGAtaattaaagttattatttttgttcttttataaATTTTGACACCATTTACAAAAATTTGTCCATACGCCCCTATACATATGTTAAGTTTGACACGCAAATTTATGGTTATCATTTATGCTTTGTATTTGTATAGGCTGCAGCAAGCACATTGGATGGCATAATAGACACAGTTTCAGCAGACCATCCTATTCTTCCATTGCTCAATATACTAAAACCTCATGGAAAACTTGTAGTGGTTGGTGCACCACCAAAGCCACTTGAGTTGCCAGTTTTTCCCATTATTATGGGTAAAGTATCTTAAtatcaatttttcttttctttttatttccttaaaattaacaaggggagtcttggcgtaactggtaatgTTGTTGCCACGTggccaggaggtcacgggtttgagccgtggaaacaatctcttgcagaaatgcaagacAAGGCTGCGTAGTGCgtacaatagactcttgtggtccggccctttcccGAACCCCgtacatagcgggagcttagtgcagcGGGTTGCCCTTCCTTAAAATCGAAGtactaataatttttttaaaaattacagGGAGGAAAATAGTTGGAGGAAGTATTATTGGAGGAATGAAAGAGACACAAGAGATGCTTGATTTTGCAGCAAAGCATAATATAATACCAGATGTTGAGATTGTTGCAATGGATTATGTGAATACTGCGTTGGAACGACTTCTGAAATCGGATGTCAAGTATCGGTTTGTGCTTGATGTTGGGAAAACATTGACAGCTGATTAAGAGTAATTAGCGTGCGAGCAAGCTGGTCTGAACACTattaaaaaataaagtattttatatTTTGCGAGAAACTTGAAGAGTTTATTTATGGTTTATTTAGTAAATTTTTGCGATTAGGCAGTATTGCATATCTGTCTTTTCCTCTTAAACCTTGAATTATCGGTCATTTTCCTTACTGTTGTTGGCTGAAATTTGACTTGTCTCTATTTTGTGGTTTTACCTAGAACTATATTAATGGTAAAGACTTATCCCTGGTTTTTCTATCAAACACATGCACCCATGATTTACCCCTACCTGATGGTTATATTATTTACTATGATtagaaaaatacaacaaaaagTATATATTTAAGGGAATCTTacacaaatgtcccaaataagtctTAACTTATCAATCTCTAGTCATTAATCATAGATTTACTAAAACTAtccaagcacatataaaaattaaaaatccaaataaataaggttcttctCTCCAATAATCACACGCAAAGATCTCCTTTCATATTTTTAAGCATGAtcagcaacattagatgcaagacggaaagaaaattttatgAATGAAATAGAAAATAAgttgatgaaatacaaaaaaaaaatatatacaagattCTAAAAATCTAGGCAAAAAATGACCTTTTTTTAGTGAGTATGATTAAAATtcattcattgaaaacatatagatgagtcaatattcaaaatttgaggaagattgaaggtgatttggattgatttggtatcaaaattcgtagttaaaatcgagtttaaaaaattcttctgcgacactatcaaacatgtatcacgcatatatctcacacacagatatacatgtgatacacaattaatgcaaaatatgatacatatgtgatatacAAATGATGCACAGTATGATAGACACATATTTTTTCCATGTTTTTCTTCTActttgaattttcaattcaaaccctATTAAAttccaccaaatcatcccaaatctGGGATTCAAACTCTTTAAGATGTACTCAATCTATcctaataacacccactcaaaagaaagcaaaattttgacctttttttgctacaaatagctaactggctaatattagtaatatttggctaaaattagtaatattttatgaattggctAATTTTTGTAATGAACTACTTTTATATGGACATAGCTGGTAGTTTTCCTATATTGAATAACCATGATTAAGTAATAAGAGTTAAAAGATGCATGTtatatagcttgtttggccaagcttcatTTTggctaaaagtatttttttttttcaaagttaaactatttggc from Nicotiana tabacum cultivar K326 unplaced genomic scaffold, ASM71507v2 Un00011, whole genome shotgun sequence includes these protein-coding regions:
- the LOC107773134 gene encoding 8-hydroxygeraniol dehydrogenase-like, translating into MAKSPETEHPIKAFGWAARDTSGVLSPFNFSRRATGKNDVQFKVLYCGICHSDLHMLKNEWGNSKYPIVPGHEIVGVVTEVGSNVEKVKIGDKVGVGVLVGSCQKCENCTNDLEQYCPSHIATYSTTYYDGTTTYGGYSNLMVTDQHFVVRWPENLPAEAAPLLCAGITTYSPLKYFGLDKPGLNIGVVGLGGLGHMAVKFAKAFGCKVTVISTSVNKKDEAIERLGADSFLLSRDPEQLQAAASTLDGIIDTVSADHPILPLLNILKPHGKLVVVGAPPKPLELPVFPIIMGRKIVGGSIIGGMKETQEMLDFAAKHNIIPDVEIVAMDYVNTALERLLKSDVKYRFVLDVGKTLTAD